From Salvia splendens isolate huo1 chromosome 16, SspV2, whole genome shotgun sequence, a single genomic window includes:
- the LOC121771442 gene encoding anamorsin homolog isoform X2, producing MGQDKLLVITDQVAVSISAVSDAIKKLRKEEVVVVDPMIITQATSGSLTSLESSSIDDVVSLSKTLEFPSDQLLGNISRVLKPGGSVLFYLDSQTVGEQMVVFFENHSLDHKLVLAGFLDIHRESFGMKCKKPSWKTGSSFALKKASQAIPKVQINDDDDLIDEDSLLTEEDLKKPQLPSGDCEVGITKKACKNCSCGRAGNEEKVKLGLTMDQIDNPQSACGSCGLGDAFRCSTCPYKGLPKFKLGEKIALSGNFLASDI from the exons ATGGGGCAGGATAAATTGTTGGTGATCACGGATCAGGTAGCTGTGTCGATTTCTGCAGTTTCCGATGCTATTAAGAAGCTGAGGAAGGAAGAAGTTGTAGTGGTTGATCCTATGATCATCACTCAAGCTACCTCAGGCA GTTTAACGTCACTGGAGTCTTCATCTatagatgatgttgtttctctCAGTAAAACATTGGAGTTTCCCAGTGATCAGTTGCTTGGAAATATCTCAAGAGTTTTAAAACCTGGCGGATCTGTCCTTTTTTACTTGGATTCTCAAACAGTTGGGGAACAAATGGTAGTTTTTTTTG AAAACCATTCTCTTGATCACAAGTTGGTTCTGGCTGGATTCCTGGACATACATAGGGAGTCTTTTGGG ATGAAGTGTAAGAAGCCTTCATGGAAGACTGGATCTTCTTTTGCCTTGAAAAAGGCTTCCCAAGCTATACCAAAAGTTCAgattaatgatgatgatgatttgaTCGATGAGGATAGCCTACTTACCGAAGAGGATTTGAAAAAACCCCAACTGCCCTCTG GTGATTGCGAAGTTGGAATCACAAAGAAAGCTTGCAAAAATTGCAGTTGTGGAAGAGCTGGAAACGAGGAGAAAGTGAAGCTTGGACTTACTATGGACCAGATTGATAATCCTCAGTCTGCTTGTGGAAGT TGTGGTCTTGGTGATGCTTTTCGGTGCTCTACATGTCCTTACAAGGGTCTTCCAAAATTTAAGCTTGGCGAGAAG ATTGCATTGTCTGGAAACTTCTTAGCTTCCGACATATAA
- the LOC121771442 gene encoding anamorsin homolog isoform X1 has product MGQDKLLVITDQVAVSISAVSDAIKKLRKEEVVVVDPMIITQATSGRYQDGDDSWAWHGARRTVLCGRDSPTECCNDADSRTDRQTGLALASSVRAPIFGMKCKKPSWKTGSSFALKKASQAIPKVQINDDDDLIDEDSLLTEEDLKKPQLPSGDCEVGITKKACKNCSCGRAGNEEKVKLGLTMDQIDNPQSACGSCGLGDAFRCSTCPYKGLPKFKLGEKIALSGNFLASDI; this is encoded by the exons ATGGGGCAGGATAAATTGTTGGTGATCACGGATCAGGTAGCTGTGTCGATTTCTGCAGTTTCCGATGCTATTAAGAAGCTGAGGAAGGAAGAAGTTGTAGTGGTTGATCCTATGATCATCACTCAAGCTACCTCAGGCA gatatcaagacggggacgatagttgggcgtggcacggAGCGAgacggactgtactatgtggacgagatagcccaacagagtgttGCAATGATGCTGACTCCCGGACCGACagacagacaggcttggctttggcatcgtcggttagggcacccatcttTGGG ATGAAGTGTAAGAAGCCTTCATGGAAGACTGGATCTTCTTTTGCCTTGAAAAAGGCTTCCCAAGCTATACCAAAAGTTCAgattaatgatgatgatgatttgaTCGATGAGGATAGCCTACTTACCGAAGAGGATTTGAAAAAACCCCAACTGCCCTCTG GTGATTGCGAAGTTGGAATCACAAAGAAAGCTTGCAAAAATTGCAGTTGTGGAAGAGCTGGAAACGAGGAGAAAGTGAAGCTTGGACTTACTATGGACCAGATTGATAATCCTCAGTCTGCTTGTGGAAGT TGTGGTCTTGGTGATGCTTTTCGGTGCTCTACATGTCCTTACAAGGGTCTTCCAAAATTTAAGCTTGGCGAGAAG ATTGCATTGTCTGGAAACTTCTTAGCTTCCGACATATAA